The Bicyclus anynana chromosome 4, ilBicAnyn1.1, whole genome shotgun sequence genome window below encodes:
- the LOC112046604 gene encoding surfeit locus protein 6 homolog — MTAKKKQFKNGQLKAELTKELNFVKNLFTMFTLPIQKKGENDNNMDFEITNNKSQGEEKQLPQRARSILELEEKLEKMKSQNNFNLKSKLAKKSLTSKLNKKIKKRERVKLNKHKVKAAIENCSEVKETKTKPNVNTTKPIFNNEGKLVFSKFDFAKLGEKDRGNKSQKDPKKILDNLKQQEEKLQKLAEVDSERANELKEKAAWKNILQKAEGEKVKDDPSLLKKSIKKMEQKKKTSQKKWEGRIQNVQKKKEERQNKRRENISKKKKEKKAKVVKAAVKRGRVVI; from the exons ATGACTGCAAAGaagaaacaatttaaaaatggtCAACTGAAAGCAGAACTCACAAAGGAATTgaattttgtgaaaaatttgTTCACAATGTTTACATTGCCTATACAGAAAAAAG gagagaatgataataatatggattttgaaataacaaataataaatcacaAGGTGAGGAAAAACAACTTCCACAAAGGGCACGAAGTATTTTAGAACTTGAAGAAAAGTTGGAAAAGATGAAGTCTCAGAataattttaatcttaaaaGTAAGCTTGCCAAGAAAAGTTTAACaagtaaactaaacaaaaaaataaaaaaacgagaAAGAGTAAAACTAAACAAACACAAAGTCAAAGCGGCTATTGAAAATTGTTCAGAAGTGAAGGAAACCAAGACGAAGCCAAATGTAAACACAACAAAGCCTATTTTCAATAATGAAGGAAAGCTAGTGTTCAGCAAGTTTGATTTTGCTAAATTAGGTGAAAaag ATAGAGGAAACAAATCACAAAAAGATCCCAAAAAGATTCTTGACAATCTCAAACAGCAGGAAGAAAAATTGCAGAAGCTGGCTGAAGTGGACAGTGAGAGAGCTAATGAGTTAAAAGAAAAGGCTGCTTGGaaaaatattcttcaaaaaGCAGAAGGAGAAAAAGTTAAAGATGATCCATCTTTATTGAAGAAGTCTATTAAGAAAATG GAACAAAAGAAGAAGACAAGTCAGAAGAAATGGGAGGGCAGAATTCAGAATGTGCAAAAGAAGAAGGAAGAACGGCAAAATAAGCGAAGAGAGAATATTTCTAAAAAGAAGAAGGAGAAAAAAGCTAAAGTTGTAAAGGCGGCGGTGAAGAGAGGACGAGTTgtaatttag
- the LOC112046603 gene encoding zinc finger protein 253, producing the protein MSKKDPNDRNERKLDSGDYENLISQHSIFESSKPRHHELPSFPGFSNAETQTKQSDLKTQGLQSSLGPWHYNPWWMLASTSRSAPSQDDYSDSDQAKVKQEPSRAGTPDRDPLQNDLEQLQSTPAAPAGIDSFCDDCSDPFCDSSVEVCRKLFHCPHCRKSYPTILEFNTHLTGVHPAQKPFRCQICLEPFYKKSHLRRHLDSHHTRKDVNKCSVCSKYIKDKSNLRKHMQVHTGRVPQKQFKCDLCNNKRYMSLDRLNNHKVVCTGEKVLKYCDMCTKVFDNSRSLNSHKKVHARELKCEICGEQLRSLEQFNNHKMICIGNSQEAGSSGSTAAAAAQMSRCCTQPGLCEHDKPAYLNIPSYAAGRVLDATMSSLKSEMN; encoded by the coding sequence ATGTCTAAGAAGGATCCAAATGATCGTAACGAGAGAAAGTTAGACTCTGGTGACTATGAGAACCTAATATCACAGCACAGTATCTTCGAGTCATCGAAGCCCAGGCATCATGAATTACCAAGTTTCCCTGGTTTTTCTAACGCtgaaacacaaacaaaacaaagtgACTTAAAAACTCAGGGCCTTCAAAGCAGCCTTGGACCTTGGCATTACAATCCCTGGTGGATGCTCGCGAGCACCTCGAGAAGTGCTCCATCTCAAGACGATTACTCGGACAGTGACCAAGCTAAAGTTAAACAAGAGCCTAGCAGGGCGGGTACTCCAGATCGCGATCCCTTACAGAATGATTTAGAACAATTACAATCCACACCGGCGGCTCCTGCGGGAATTGACTCTTTCTGTGACGATTGCTCAGATCCATTCTGTGATTCCAGTGTGGAAGTGTGTCGTAAACTATTCCATTGCCCACACTGTAGAAAGAGCTATCCGACTATTCTTGAATTCAACACACATTTAACAGGTGTGCACCCTGCCCAAAAGCCTTTTAGATGTCAAATTTGTCTTGAACCATTCtataaaaaatcacatttaCGAAGACACTTGGACTCACACCACACTCGTAAAGATGTAAACAAATGTTCAGTGTgctcaaaatatataaaagataaaagtAACTTGCGTAAACATATGCAAGTCCACACAGGACGTGTTCCACAGAAACAGTTTAAATGTGACTTATGTAATAATAAGCGCTATATGTCTCTCGACAGACTTAACAATCACAAAGTTGTGTGCACTGGAGAGAAAGTACTAAAGTACTGTGATATGTGCACAAAAGTGTTTGACAATTCCAGATCTTTGAATAGCCACAAAAAGGTGCATGCGAGGGAGCTAAAATGTGAAATCTGTGGTGAACAACTTCGTTCTTTAGAGCAGTTCAACAATCACAAAATGATTTGTATAGGAAACTCACAAGAAGCTGGCAGCAGTGGCTCCACTGCCGCTGCAGCAGCTCAAATGAGCCGCTGCTGCACACAACCTGGCTTATGTGAACATGACAAGCCAGCTTATTTAAACATACCTAGCTACGCAGCCGGCCGTGTTCTCGATGCTACTATGTCATCTCTAAAATCTGAAATGAACTGA
- the LOC112046605 gene encoding 39S ribosomal protein L51, mitochondrial: MELLRNGVFRTLWRPIVNITRSVTYQYHADKPRLVRRYGYEEKIWSGGLKPRSEGKPLPLPEYRPANPWTERKSLFGQNDYIDILGPGDLHPVKTLYNVPSWIRGVRGSEYHILLRKRKMWARSATPSLRPTKWKEYEKRLSFLYRKLNRKTKTGPSPI, translated from the exons ATGGAATTACTTAGAAATGGTGTTTTTAGAACGCTGTGGCGGCCAATTGTAAATATCACAAG atcTGTAACATATCAGTATCACGCGGATAAACCTCGCCTTGTAAGAAGGTATGGTTATGAAGAGAAAATCTGGAGTGGAGGTTTGAAGCCACGTTCAGAGGGAAAACCATTACCATTACCAGAGTACAG gcCAGCAAATCCATGGACTGAGCGTAAATCACTATTTGGCCAAAATGACTATATTGATATTCTTGGACCTGGTGATTTACATCCTGTGAAGACATTATACAATGTACCATCGTGGATAAGAGGTGTTAGAGGAAGTGAATATCAC ATTTTACTTCGAAAAAGGAAAATGTGGGCAAGAAGTGCAACACCAAGTTTAAGGCCAACTAAATGGAAAGAGTATGAAAAACGTCTCTCCTTTTTGTACAGAAAACTGAACAGAAAAACCAAAACTGGTCCTTCTCCAATCTAA